A window of Oryctolagus cuniculus chromosome 2, mOryCun1.1, whole genome shotgun sequence genomic DNA:
cttgggaggcagtaggtagaggcttaagtagttggttctctgccacccacatgggagacaacctggattgagttcctgactcctggctttagcctggcccagtcctggctgttgtgagcagacTATAAAATTAACAAGATTAAGTGACACAGTTATTTTTGTTGAAACTAACTGAACACTCACAGCATGACAGTGACTAATGAAGTACAGGTTCTTACAGGTTTAGTGTACTTGTACCTGTGTTGTATCCTAGGCCATTTCCATTCTGCTTTTCTGTAATCCAGCCCCATTctccattgttttcctttttctttttcccaagtaCTTCCTACTTGTTGTATGTGATCTCACTTAAGTGTATGTATGTCTTTATTTTGGTACTCATATGCCCTTCTCAGTGGTTCCTGAAGGAAGGTTGGATTGTTTCCAAGATGGAGCAGATACGCTCAGCTGACTTTTTCCAAGGTCTGGCAGTTGTGGTTGAACTTTGGCTTAGCCTGGAGCATGAGTTTGGGGTGGCACAATTTTATTAGAAGAATTTCATCTGGCTCAGCCTTCCTGCCAAAATGTTGGTGTGGCCAGGTAGGCTGTGCCTTGGGCATTGAATGGTGTCTTTTCTACTTAGGTCTCGGAGGTGAGAAGACTGTGTAGGGTGTTGCAAATTCCAGTTAACGAGTATTAAGTACTATAGTTTAACAGGGTTGTTTGTTGGGAAAATATTCTTTGTAGATACATCCACACTTAGCTTGAAGGTTATCTTCAGTGGTTAAGCTTtcagagaagggaggaagaatttgtttaggtgatttttttttttttttttttttggtggtggtggtgttttgtttgtttttctggtgCTTTCACTTAATCTGTTTTAGGACTCCTATTAACTTCAAGTGGGTAAGGTCCTCAGGTCTCTTTTTGCTATCTTCCCAACATTTTCTTCTGTGAGGTTCACTGATTATTCAAAGAATAGGTCTCAGGTGActttaaagttcatttattttaatactcCCCATAGTTGCCACAAATCCAAAAGAGGGAAGTCTAAGTTCCACAGCCAGATGTTCTGCCATCTGGACTGAGGTCTCCCAGGGAGAGGCTGCTAGATTACAGAGGCAGACCTGCCTGTCCCCTCCTgcccccttccctcccatccccTGCCTTGCCTCTTTCagtttcctctttccttctccccatacttcttttcttattttatcatCCCACCTTCCTTGTCTTATTTCTGGGCCATAGAGGCCATCTAAGGGTTAGTGAGATGAAGGTGTGAAGGTAGTAGTGGTTCTTCTGACTTGAGGTGCACAAGAAGGAATATGCAGACTTTTGAGACTTGCTGattatgcttttcttttcctaGGATGCTCACAACTGTATTCCTGAGCTGGACAGTGAGACAGCCATGTTTTCTGTCTACGATGGACATGGAGGTAACTTCGGTAGATCACACTGGTAACATTCCAGGACCTTAAATACAGGGCAAGAACAGGTCCTTTGTTCTTTTGCTTTCCAGGGTTCTGGCCCTTGGGTATTATTTCCTGCCTGGTGctgggtttttgttgtttgtttctttttttttttctttttcttttttttttttttatcctgccattcctttttattttatgggTTAATAATCTTACCGGGCCTTGTTTTAATCTGCAAAGCTTCTTTCTACATTAGCATTTATCTTATTTTCACTGAAGAACTAAGTATGCAAGCACAGGTAAGAAAAGACAAGGGACATATTTAAGAAAAGACAAGGGACATATTAATGGACCTCCGGAAAAGGTGATGGTGAAATCCACTTTCCTGGTCAGAACTTCACAAACATTGTGCTATTTATCTCCTCAACCCTTAGAGTTAACTCCAGTATGATGCTATAATACATCACTTTCTGTGTGTGGAAAGCACTGCTCTGGGTGACCTAAACTTTCTTCTAGGAGAGGAAGTTGCCTTGTACTGTGCCAAATATCTTCCTGATATCATCAAAGACCAGAAGGCCTACAAGGAAGGCAAGCTACAGAAGGTCTGTTTCCACTGTGTAGGCTTTGCTTTGCTTCAAACTGaggctcttccttcctttctgtacCTGACTGTAACTTACTtactgtatttcttaaataattctTTGCCTAAAATGAGCTTATTTACACTTGGGTCTTTTTTAGACCTGCCTAATTCATTATTGCCAGGTCTCTGAACTGTTTTTCCTGTTAGTGTCTCCTAGTGTGACAGATCACACTCTTAATTTGCATCCTGTCTTTTGTGCCCACGATTATTGTGTAGGCAGCTCTTTTGGTACCCACTGTGTTTTCTCCTGTATTTGCCTTATactgttctgtttatattcaGGCTTTAGAAGATGCTTTCTTGGCTATTGATGCCAAACTGACAACTGAGGAAGTCATTAAGGAGCTGGCACAGATTGCAGGGCGACCCACTGAGGATgaggatgaaaaagaaaaagtagctGATGAAGATGATGGTGAGTTTGGCATCCCTTGTCTGAGAGAAATTCAGCATTTTTAAGAAGTgttcttaaatatatattgtttatttatcAATTCTAAGAGAGGATGGCTTTGTAGGTCCCTGGGAAGCTCTTACATTAAAGAGCCCTGTGGTATGTACTACCCGTGGTTAAAAAGGAAGGCGACAATTTTTGTTGAGTGGCTAGCATACATCCTTTGGTGTAATTGTAAGCATTTTTATAGACATTATCTCTTGTCATTGTGATGGGGTCTTCCTGGTTCCTGTTGTTATTTATGTGACCTTTTTTTCTAGACCAGAGTAGTGCTTAGACCCAATAGCCAGCCATTAAGCCTGGGCCTGAGGCTTAGACTACTAGCATTGTGGGCTTTCTGGATCCTCAGCTAAAACAGGGTTTCCAGCTTAACAGTACCAAATGAGAGGTGAGGGGGGAAACGATAACTAGTGTTCCTTTGATTAAGAAGGAACAAAAGAGGAAGGACCAAAAGAAGTCTGTGGAGGAGAAGGAAGCTATGGGATGGTCCTCTGAGACTCAGTAAGTAAGAAGAAGCGTAGGAGTGGGAGGTTGTGGGAAGTTGGAACTCAGGCTGCAAGGGCCATTGACGTAGTGAGAGGGACTGATCCCATGAGGAGTCTGGCATGGGGGCTCTGATTTAGCCTCTTCCCCGCAGTGGACAATGAGGAGGCTGCACTGCTGCATGAAGAGGCTACCATGACTATTGAAGAGCTGCTGACACGCTACGGGCAGAACTGTCACAAGGGCCCTCCCCACAGCAaatctggagctgggacaggcgaGGAACCAGGGTCCCAGGGCCTCAATGGGGAGGCAGGACCCGAGGACCCATCTAGGGAAACTCCTTCACAGGAAAATGGCCCCACATCCAAGGCCCACACAGGCCTTTCCTCCAACTCGGAACATGGGACTGAGGCAGGCCAGGTTGGTGAGCCTGGCACTCCTACTGGTGAGGCTGGGCCTTCCTGCTCTTCAGCCTCCGACAAGCTGCCTCGAGTTGCTAAGTCCAAGTTCTTTGAGGACAGTGAGGATGAGTCAGATGAggcggaggaggaagaggaagacagtGAGGTAAGGGCCTGTGAGGGCAAGCAGATGCTGAAGTTGCAGAGAGGGCCTGTTTGGTCACCATCCGTAGCTTTcagctctcttccttctcctttcttgACATCATCCCCCAAGACCCCACTGTACTCTAAACTTCTGCCTTCTTGAATTCATTATCTCTACCATCACAAGTACCATTTAGCCCTCTTACCTTGTCTTTTGTCAATAATGTAACAAACAGATCTAGTTCTGGCCTGTCAGTCTTAGAGAACAAGAAGGTAGTAGGTGTTACCTTGGATATTTGGGTGTTTCCTTCTCTATACAATTTGTTTTCTGATCATATTGCCTGGAAAGTACTTTTGACTGGCAGCCCTGGCCTTTCCTAGGGCTTCATGCTAATGAGTACCAAGCCCAGTTCAGGATAAGTGTTACACTCATCCTAGCCCTCCCCACTTCCCCAGATCTCCTAATCATGCAGTTGTATCTTTCAGTGTTTTTGAGGACCTGTGCTCAGTCAGGACCTCTTGGTGTTCTGAGTACAAGTTAGGGTGGGGGTTGAGGGAGAACAGGGGTCATCCCAGTCTCAGCAGCCTGGGATCCTCCTCCTGGCAGGAATGCAGTGAGGAAGAGGATGGCTACAGCAGTGAGGAGGCAAGGAATGAGGAAGATGAGGATGACACTGAGGAGGCTGAagaggatgaagaggaggaggaagaagaggaggaagagatgaTGGTGCCTGGGATGGAAGGCAAAGAGGAGGTATGTGTGTGGGGAAGAAGGTAAATTTGAAGAGGTCAAAAGGCAGGGAAGAATCCTCTGATTTTGATTTTGAGTAGGGGGATCCCCTTGATATCTTAATAAACTTGTGGTTATGAGAGATTTATTCTCCAAGGGGAACTACATGATAAATCTTTTGGGTAGAATTATTTCAGAAAAGGGAGGAAGCTTGCTGGTGTCTTTGGAAAGATGGAATGTCTTTCTCTTGTTTGTTAAAATTATCTTGGGTATCCCAGTGAGAGGAGAAAGCATAGGTCAGGGGTGCACCTGTGAGGAACTCATGTCTGCAGACTCCCATGatgctccctttcttcctcttaaGCCTGGCTCTGACAGTGGTACAACAGCGGTGGTGGCTCTGATACGAGGGAAGCAGTTGATTGTAGCCAATGCAGGAGACTCTCGCTGTGTGGTGTCTGAGGCTGGCAAAGCTTTAGACATGTCGTATGACCACAAACCGGAGGATGAAGTGGAGCTAGCACGCATCAAGAATGCTGGTGGCAAGGTTACTATGGATGGGCGAGTCAACGGGGGCCTCAACCTTTCCAGAGCCATTGGTAAGGGCCATGAAACTATGGGAAAGACTTCTGGGGGTCTTGCCTTCTGTCCAGACTACTTAGTAGCAAACTTTAATCTTTATAGCTCTTGTACCTTTCAGAATACTTCCATATTTGCTACCTCTGTCCTTAAATATCTCTGGGAAATAGCCAAGATAAGTATCATTATTCTCAGTACCTTTTGGATTGTGAAGACACAGGTGAGGACTTATTTGAGGTTCAGCAACCTGATGACAGGGCTGAAACTAGAGAAACTAGAAAATAGTTCCACTGGGTGATGGAACTGATAAAGAAGGGAATGAATGGCAGTGGCAAGTGTGACCTGTCTGAAAAGACTAGTCTGTGGGAAGTCCTTCAGCTGCTGGTCAAGCAACCATTCCTTTACTTCAGGAGACCACTTCTACAAGAGAAACAAGAACCTGCCACCTGAGGAGCAGATGATTTCAGCCCTTCCTGACATCAAGGTGCTGACTCTTACGGATGACCACGAGTTCATGGTCATTGCCTGTGACGGCATCTGGTGAGCATTGGCAGAATGCCCTAAAATCCCTTTTTTTGCAGCGATATTTCTTGTAGAGCTCAGAGCTGTTGTAGGATTAGAGCCCAGGCAAACGTCTTGGTGAGTCAAGACCACCAGACCTAAGGCCGAGTCGAGGAGAATTTCTGTAGGTGCTTCCATTGGCCTGGGTCACCGCGTCTCTCCGCATTCTCTACTGTGCCTTGGTGGGACTGAAGAAGATTCTATCCTTTTTGGCCCCAGGAATGTGATGAGCAGCCAAGAAGTTGTAGACTTCATTCAATCAAAGATCAGCCAACGTGATGAAAATGGGGAACTTCGGTTATTGTCATCCATTGTGGAGGAGGTGAGTTCCAAGGTAGAGAGAGGGTCCCTGGTCTGCATAGCTAAACTTCTCTTCTCAGGATCAGTAATTACTGACAGATACCAGACCCTGACCAAAAAGTTCCCCCTTCTCCCGGATCCTGAGTCTTCCATacatccctccccttctcccgGATCCTGAGTCTTCCATACACCTCATGAACTAGCAAGTTCCCCTCTTTCCTGTTGCCCGTTCCCCTCCTTCGGCCACCTGTCTCGGCAGGGCCAGCTCTCTTGGGAGACTGTGGGTTCTCAGGACGGTGTTCAGACCCCGTGGCTGAGCTATTCCGTGCCTTTTGTAGCTGCTGGATCAGTGCCTGGCACCCGACACTTCTGGGGATGGTACAGGGTGTGACAACATGACCTGCATCATCATTTGCTTCAAGCCCCGGAACACAGCCGCGCTGCAGCCAGAGAGCGGCAAGCGGAAACTGGAGGAAGTGCTCTCCGCTGAGGGCGCTGAGGAAAACGGCAGCAGCGACAAGAAGAAGAAGGCCAAGCGGGACTAGCAGCCACGCGGACCCTGCCCACCTAGACTGTTTCTGAGCCCTCCGGACCTGAGACTGggttttgtctttttcctttagCCTTAGCAGTGGGTGTGAGGTGTGCAGGGGGAGCTGGGTGGCTTTACTCGGCCCATTCCAAAGAGGGCTCTTCCTCCACACGGCCGCCGGGGAGCCTCCGCTGTCCTCCCGGCCGCCTCTCGCTCCTTTGGGCTCATCACCGGTTCTGTGCCTGTGCTCTGTTGTGTTGGAGGGAAGGACTGGCGGTTCTGGTTTTTACTCTGTGAACACTTTATTTAaggacattcttttttattggcGGCTCCATGGTCCCCAGCCGCTTGCGCCCGCTCTCTGTTGTACACTTTCAATCAACACTTTTTCAGACTAAAGGCCAAAACCTAATCGTGCCCGTGGTGTCCTTCTTTCTCCGCTGCCGTGGCCCCAGACTTGAGACTTAGCCCCATCGGGAGCACGTAGCGAGCCTCTGCACacgagtgtgtgcgtgtgtgtgcgtgtgtgtgtgtttccccgcCCATCCCTCGTGTGTGTAGGGGCCAGGGGTGCTCTAGGCACTGCGGCTCTGCCAAGTGAGTTGCGGCCGCCTGACGTCAGCTCATCCTCACCCCCTCCTGGAATCAGGAACGACTCCTAGTCCTCCAGGGACGGGCGGGCAGCCCCGAACCTGAAGCCGCGGGCAGGGCTTCTTGCCGGGCTCGGCGGCCTGGGTCGCCTCGACCGCGGATTGGCCCGCCCGCCCTCTCGTCACAATCACTTCCTGGTCACGCCGCGGGCGTCCTCGCCGCGGTTCGCCCCGCGGACTACGCGTCCCGTGCGGCTCTGCGGCGGCGGAAGCGGAAGCGAGTACGGAGGTACCAGCTGGTCTCCATAGGGGGGGTAGGGGGCTCCATGAATGgaagaggcggcggcggcgggagcggcCTGAGCTGGGtgccggggccagggccgggggctgCCCGGGGCCCGCGCCGCTGCATGGGGGCGGCCCGTGGCCCCTGAGAGGaagggcgggcggggggggggccgagtcgggaggggcggggccgggcggccgCAGGCCGAAGGCGCTTCGGGCTGGAGCCGGTCACGATGCCCCGAAGGAAGCAAAGCCACCCGCAGCCCGTGAAATGCGAGGGGGTCaaaggtcaggggtcaggggccttgtgtggggaggggcgggccggGGTCAGGGGTGTGGGGCTCAGGTCAGGGTGGAGGGAGACTTCTGAGGGATGGGGCGGCGATCTGGGCTTCCCACTGTGGTGCTAAGGGAAGCCGAGAGGGTCAAGGACCACGGGAAGTGCCGTGCACGAGGGCTGGCTCCCCGGGGGCGGGTGCTGGGCACGGCTCCTGAGGGAGCGTCCACAAGCCCTCTCTCCTCTTCAGTGGATCCCGAAGACTCCCTCGACGAAGGACCGGGGGCCCTGGTCTTGGAGAGTGATTTGCTACTAGGCCAGGATCTGGAGttcgaggaggaagaggaagaggaggagggtgaTGGTACCAGCGACCGGCTCATGGGCTTCGAGAGAGACTCTGAAGGTGGGTTTGGGGGCCTTGGCTAAGGGGACCCCAGCCTTCTGGGAGGCAGGTTAGGGTTTAGTGTCAGCGAGCAGCAGCCCCATTtcctgcccagcctggggctgcttTCGTTGATCTGAGCTAGAGGACTTCATTTGCCTGATGGTTCCATCAGCTTCATCAGTTGTTGAGGTAAAATTCTAGAGCCTGGTCCAAAGGTGCTAtgagcaggagggtggatgaatccCGTGAAGTGACTGGTAAAACGTAATGCCCTTTTAATAACCTTGTTCCCCTTCCTCGTCCGTTCCCTGAGTATGTTTACTTTAAGTTCAGGAAGCCACTTCTCTTAAGTCACTCAAGCTGGGACTCCTGTCCTTCCCTTCACCTGCACCACAGCTCCTGTTGGGGAGTTTTAGTCTCTGCCCTTAAGAGTCCCCCCACAAtcctgtgttcctggcttcacccttaCCCCGACTCACTGTGCTGTCTGCTCACTGCGGATGCTTATCAAAGTCACGGACTGTCTGTGTGTTATTAGAGCAAGCAAGTGGGACTGCGTGTGctattttcattgcttttccctcCGAATTTTGCCTGCCCGTGAGACAGGTTTATTTTACAACCAGCCCCAAACTGAAAGGGGTTTATACTAATGTAGAGCTCAGAGAACGGTTTCAGGCCTCCCTGCCATTTGTAGTTTTACTTTACTTTCTCAAGAATTACATTACTGGTTCATttcagtccttgggccattgtgAGCCATGGATCCTTTTCCATCCAGCGGAGTTGGGTACAACTAACCGTCTTCACTAGGTTAGTCCAGACTCAGGTAGACGATCCCGGGGTCACTGCAGGGGAACCATAGGCATCAGGAAAGCTGAGAGAACGGTGGGGCCCCAAGTGGGAAAGGGAGAGTGTGGAGCCTGGTCCTACGCCATGCTAACCTTGCTTCTCCTGTCTGCCTCACCAGGAGACTCtctggggcccaggcctgggctgccctACGGGCTGAGTGACGACGAGTCTGGGGGCGGCCGGGCACTAAGTGCCGAGAGTGAAGTTGAGGAGCCAGCCAGGGGTCCAGGGGAGGCCAGGGGTGagaggccaggcccagcctgccAGCTGTGTGGGGGGCCGACAGGTGAGGGGCCGTGTTGTGGGGCAGGAGGGCCGGGTGGGGGGCCCCCGCTGCCCCCACGGCTACTGTACTCATGCCGCCTCTGCGCCTTCGTGTCCCACTACTCGAGCCACCTGAAGCggcacatgcagacacacagcgGGGAGAAGCCGTTCCGCTGTGGCCGCTGCCCCTACGCCTCAGCCCAGCTCGTCAACCTGACACGACATACCCGCACCCACACTGGCGAGAAGCCCTACCGCTGTCCCCACTGCCCCtttgcctgcagcagcctgggcaaCCTGAGGCGGCATCAGCGCACCCACGCAGGGCCCCCCACTCCTCCCTGCCCGACCTGTGGCTTCCGCTGCTGTGCTCCACGACCAACACGGCCTCCCAGTCCCACAGAGCAGGAGGGGGCAGTGCCCCGGCGACCTGAAGGTAAAAAGCCAGCGACCAAAGGTCCTGGGACATGGGTGGGTGGCCCCAAGGAGACTTGGATTCTTAGCCCACGTCTTCTTGTCCCCACAGATGCTTTGCTCCTTCCAGATTTGAGCCTTCATGTGCCACCAGGTGGTGCCAGTTTCCTGCCAGACTGTGGGCAGCTGCGCAGTGAAGGGGAGGGCCTGTGTGGGACTGGATCAGAACCACTGCCAGAGCTGCTGTTTCCTTGGACCTGCCGGGGCTGTGGACAAGAGCTGGAGGAGGGTGAGGGTAGTCGGCTGGGAGCTGCCATGTGTGGGCGCTGCATGCGAGGAGAGGCTGGAGGGGGTGCCAGTGGGGGGGCCCAGGGCCCCAGTGACAAAGGCTTTGCCTGTAGCCTCTGTCCCTTTGCCACTCACTATCCCAACCACCTGGCCCGGCACATGAAGACACACAGTGGCGAGAAGCCTTTCCGCTGCGCCCGCTGTCCTTATGCCTCTGCTCATCTGGATAACCTGAAACGGCATCAGCGCGTCCACACGGGAGAGAAGCCCTACAAGTGTCCCCTCTGCCCCTATGCCTGTGGCAACCTGGCCAACCTCAAGCGTCACGGTCGCATCCACTCTGGTGACAAACCTTTTCGGTGTAGCCTTTGCAACTACAGCTGCAACCAGAGCATGAACCTCAAACGCCACATGCTGCGGCACACAGGCGAGAAGCCCTTCCGCTGTGCCACCTGCGCCTATACCACAGGCCACTGGGACAATTACAAGCGCCACCAGAAGGTGCACGGCCACGGGGGCCCAGGAGGgcctggcctctctgcctctgagagCTGGGCACCACCTCACAGCCCACCCTCTGTTTTGAGCTCTCGGGGTCCACCAGCCCTGGGTGCCGCTGGCAGCCGGGCTCTCCACACAGACTCACCCTGAACCAGGGCCTACTTCCTCAGGGCCCTGCAATCAGCCCTGAATCTCCTGTGCGTTTTATATACAGATGGACCAGAAGtcaccttctccttcctcccccgcTGGCCAGGGGCTCCACACAGACTAACCTAGGCACTGTATGGACCTGCCCAAACCCCATGGGCGGGGGCTCATATGGACCAGGGGGCCTTGCCTTGACTGATGCACTTCATGAGCTCAGTGAGAGGGCCTTGTATTCACCGCCACTGCTCCCAGGGGCTGTGGATGAATGCTGGGGGACTGCCCAGCCTCCCACCtgtttatttaacttatttcagTGCTTTATAATAAAGGAAACACTAACAAAGCCATGTCTATGCTGAATTGGCAATGGCAAGAACAGTTTGGCATCACCCTTAACACAGTAGACCttgctgtggggggtggggaagcaggGGCAGTGAGAGGGAACCAGAGGTAGGCAGCAATCAGGCTGAGTTTAATGatggggagctgggccagaccatacAGACTTTTGCCCATGCCCTTGGCCCATGGCCCTGGGAAGCCAGAAGCAGCCCAGGGAGAGCTGTGGTTCCTCCCCAAGGCAGGCAGCCATGGTCCCTTAGACTTTGTGCAAAATACTAAATGCTAATTTGGCATCGAGGGCCAGCTGTGTAAAGAGGGGGCAATCCTTTGTGCAGCCAGCCCAGAGGGGTGAGGGAAGGGGGTTAGGAGGCCCCTggccaaaagaaaaggaaagtgagaaggggggaaggaaagggaccccctccccccaagcttGGGGGACACAGGCACAGGGCAAGTTTCTCTAAATTCCTCTGGGGGAGAGGCAGACATCGAAGCAGTGGAGATTACAGATCCTCATCTCCAATGCCCTCGAAGGCGAAATTGCCGTGGACATCACCGGCACTGGCGTCTGTGCTGGGACTGCCAATCCCCCGCAAGCTCACGGCACTCAGCTTGCTCTGTAACAGAGGTAGGGGTGGGGGTCAGAGGGCTGGAGCCTGCGCATCCCCTGCACACACCAACCTCACCAAGCCTGTCACTCACTGAGAGTTTGATCATGGACTCCCGGCTGGCATCGGGTGACTCctgaggaggggagaagaaggcAGAGGTGtcaggctgggggagggcaggcaAGGCTGGGAGCCAGCTTACTATCCAAGGCTGGCACTTACCAGCAGTGGCGGGGACTTCACTGCTTGCTGGCTGTCTGAGCGTCTCAGCGTGCCCCCCACCCGCCGGCGGAGCATCtggggacagagacagaaggtGCCGACTGAGGGCAGCTCTCCCTTTAGCAGCCCAGTGGCTTCCCTGCTCCAGCCACAACCTGGGACGAAGGGGAGGGAGAGCACACACAGCCTGGGCTTGCTCTGCTGACCTTTCGGATGCTGCCGCCAGATTTCTTCACCATCAGCTCGTCCACCATGGACTGTAAGCAGATGCTCATCATGATGGCCTGAGGGCAAGACGAGAGCTCAGCCTGACCACCGTGGTCATCCTGCGCCCAGGCCCCCCCACGTGGGCTTCCACTCACATGGAGGCCTGGAAGCCCTAGATTTGGGTATCTAAGTGGCTCCAGAGGAGGTCTGAGGGTGGGCTCACACCTGGGGGCTGGTGATGGTGACCCACTGTAACCGATCCTTGCTCATGAGGTATTCAAAAGCCAGTTCCAGGCGTACTTCACCCCGGCCCCGGCCAGGGCTGCTCGTGCCTCCACTGGGCAGTGGCacctggaggaggaagggaagtcaGCTGGCCGGGTTCCTTCTGACCAACTTGCCTGCCTTCCTGAACCGCTGTGGCCCATTTCTTAAGCTCAAAGCTTGCCTAGCCTCCATTCCTGAAGGCCGCCCCTTCCTACCCCGACTCACAGAGGAGGTGACCCGCCAGCACCGCATGCGGGTGACCCGGAAGGAGCCTTCTCGGAGTTGCTGGCCAGGCAGGCGGAGCTGGAGGCTGAGCTCACTGTTGCCTGCGCTCACCACCACGGGGCAGTCCTTCTCGGGGAAGTCAGCCACACAGGCATCGAAGCGCAGGTAGCCGTAGTGCCTGAGGGTCTGGGCCAGCCGTAGGAACTGGAAAACAGTCACCGTGTGTGGCAGGTcaggagagggagcagagcaGTCCAGATACAGCGATCCCCTTAGAGGCGGACCGTGGCAGAGCTCACCTCCTTCTTGGAGACCTTCTCTTGCAGAGACTTGAGCTGGCGGTGCTGCTCCTTGGTGACCAGGATCCACCCACGCTCAATATCTGACACTGTCTACAGCAGAgacaagggtgggggtggggctcccagTCAGCCATCTCAGGTAGCGTCCAGTTCTTTCTGTACAGCCTGACTTAAGCCCCACACTTCTCTGCAATGAGTCCTGGACCTTATCTGCTTATAAAGTGGGAGGAGTAGTTGTGTCACAAGCCGAACAGTTCTCTAGAACTTCCTCATCAACTAGACAAGGACG
This region includes:
- the ZNF513 gene encoding zinc finger protein 513 isoform X1, producing the protein MPRRKQSHPQPVKCEGVKVDPEDSLDEGPGALVLESDLLLGQDLEFEEEEEEEEGDGTSDRLMGFERDSEGDSLGPRPGLPYGLSDDESGGGRALSAESEVEEPARGPGEARGERPGPACQLCGGPTGEGPCCGAGGPGGGPPLPPRLLYSCRLCAFVSHYSSHLKRHMQTHSGEKPFRCGRCPYASAQLVNLTRHTRTHTGEKPYRCPHCPFACSSLGNLRRHQRTHAGPPTPPCPTCGFRCCAPRPTRPPSPTEQEGAVPRRPEDALLLPDLSLHVPPGGASFLPDCGQLRSEGEGLCGTGSEPLPELLFPWTCRGCGQELEEGEGSRLGAAMCGRCMRGEAGGGASGGAQGPSDKGFACSLCPFATHYPNHLARHMKTHSGEKPFRCARCPYASAHLDNLKRHQRVHTGEKPYKCPLCPYACGNLANLKRHGRIHSGDKPFRCSLCNYSCNQSMNLKRHMLRHTGEKPFRCATCAYTTGHWDNYKRHQKVHGHGGPGGPGLSASESWAPPHSPPSVLSSRGPPALGAAGSRALHTDSP
- the ZNF513 gene encoding zinc finger protein 513 isoform X2 — protein: MGFERDSEGDSLGPRPGLPYGLSDDESGGGRALSAESEVEEPARGPGEARGERPGPACQLCGGPTGEGPCCGAGGPGGGPPLPPRLLYSCRLCAFVSHYSSHLKRHMQTHSGEKPFRCGRCPYASAQLVNLTRHTRTHTGEKPYRCPHCPFACSSLGNLRRHQRTHAGPPTPPCPTCGFRCCAPRPTRPPSPTEQEGAVPRRPEDALLLPDLSLHVPPGGASFLPDCGQLRSEGEGLCGTGSEPLPELLFPWTCRGCGQELEEGEGSRLGAAMCGRCMRGEAGGGASGGAQGPSDKGFACSLCPFATHYPNHLARHMKTHSGEKPFRCARCPYASAHLDNLKRHQRVHTGEKPYKCPLCPYACGNLANLKRHGRIHSGDKPFRCSLCNYSCNQSMNLKRHMLRHTGEKPFRCATCAYTTGHWDNYKRHQKVHGHGGPGGPGLSASESWAPPHSPPSVLSSRGPPALGAAGSRALHTDSP
- the PPM1G gene encoding protein phosphatase 1G isoform X1; protein product: MGAYLSQPNTVKCSGDGVGAPRLPLPYGFSAMQGWRVSMEDAHNCIPELDSETAMFSVYDGHGGEEVALYCAKYLPDIIKDQKAYKEGKLQKALEDAFLAIDAKLTTEEVIKELAQIAGRPTEDEDEKEKVADEDDVDNEEAALLHEEATMTIEELLTRYGQNCHKGPPHSKSGAGTGEEPGSQGLNGEAGPEDPSRETPSQENGPTSKAHTGLSSNSEHGTEAGQVGEPGTPTGEAGPSCSSASDKLPRVAKSKFFEDSEDESDEAEEEEEDSEECSEEEDGYSSEEARNEEDEDDTEEAEEDEEEEEEEEEEMMVPGMEGKEEPGSDSGTTAVVALIRGKQLIVANAGDSRCVVSEAGKALDMSYDHKPEDEVELARIKNAGGKVTMDGRVNGGLNLSRAIGDHFYKRNKNLPPEEQMISALPDIKVLTLTDDHEFMVIACDGIWNVMSSQEVVDFIQSKISQRDENGELRLLSSIVEELLDQCLAPDTSGDGTGCDNMTCIIICFKPRNTAALQPESGKRKLEEVLSAEGAEENGSSDKKKKAKRD
- the PPM1G gene encoding protein phosphatase 1G isoform X2, producing MGAYLSQPNTVKCSGDGVGAPRLPLPYGFSAMQGWRVSMEDAHNCIPELDSETAMFSVYDGHGGEEVALYCAKYLPDIIKDQKAYKEGKLQKALEDAFLAIDAKLTTEEVIKELAQIAGRPTEDEDEKEKVADEDDVDNEEAALLHEEATMTIEELLTRYGQNCHKGPPHSKSGAGTGEEPGSQGLNGEAGPEDPSRETPSQENGPTSKAHTGLSSNSEHGTEAGQECSEEEDGYSSEEARNEEDEDDTEEAEEDEEEEEEEEEEMMVPGMEGKEEPGSDSGTTAVVALIRGKQLIVANAGDSRCVVSEAGKALDMSYDHKPEDEVELARIKNAGGKVTMDGRVNGGLNLSRAIGDHFYKRNKNLPPEEQMISALPDIKVLTLTDDHEFMVIACDGIWNVMSSQEVVDFIQSKISQRDENGELRLLSSIVEELLDQCLAPDTSGDGTGCDNMTCIIICFKPRNTAALQPESGKRKLEEVLSAEGAEENGSSDKKKKAKRD